A portion of the Punica granatum isolate Tunisia-2019 chromosome 7, ASM765513v2, whole genome shotgun sequence genome contains these proteins:
- the LOC116214967 gene encoding uncharacterized protein LOC116214967 isoform X1 yields MAASMPSCSFHCNSASAHSSTPTSRFSSSPSAACFNRRRISLGRLGVEPVIGFKARAKFEKFQDEAATDNLEGRSEPQEQGEEIEEDEEDDSCLPSDLEGAVRQSGQATAEFVSSGGMRAIVELLIPQLQFLDDEGAQAELWELSRIFLDTIIEETGCQRIKAVFPDAGAAALLKYKWKDAGFGFASLSDRKPVEKEDEIVVMVVPDYQMLEYVERIASALSDDPPRPLIMWNPRLISEDVGVGYNVRKLRRYFLSTFTTVYSMRPLPLGAVFRCYPGLWKVFYDDKDRLGRYLLAKEMISRPDAEDLEIIFGKVEESTEKGPSLFVQAAGIFSSLNRFMKAISK; encoded by the exons ATGGCAGCTTCGATGCCCAGCTGCTCTTTTCACTGCAACTCTGCCTCGGCCCACAGTTCAACTCCCACCAGTCGTTTTTCCTCCTCACCCTCCGCAGCCTGCTTCAACCGCCGTCGCATTTCACTGGGCAGGCTCGGAGTCGAGCCCGTCATTGGCTTCAAAGCTCGCGCCAAGTTTGAGAAGTTTCAGGACGAGGCCGCTACAGACAACCTTGAAGGCAGGTCAGAGCCCCAGGAACAGGGGGAagagattgaagaagatgaggaagaCGACAG CTGCTTACCCTCCGATTTGGAGGGTGCAGTTCGGCAATCAGGTCAAGCAACTGCTGAATTCGTCTCTTCAGGGGGAATGAGAGCCATA GTGGAGCTTTTAATCCCGCAGCTACAGTTTCTAGATGATGAAGGTGCACAAGCAGAACTCTGGGAACTATCGAGGATTTTCTTGGACACAATCATTGAGGAGACAGGATGTCAG AGGATTAAAGCTGTATTTCCAGATGCTGGAGCGGCAGCACTTCTAAAGTATAAATGGAAAGATGCTGGTTTTGGGTTTGCCAG CTTAAGTGATCGAAAGCCCGTTGAAAAGGAAGATGAGATTGTAGTCATGGTAGTTCCCGACTATCAGATGTTGGAGTACGTGGAGAGAATTGCATCTGCTCTCTCGGATGACCCG CCAAGGCCTCTCATTATGTGGAATCCACGGCTTATTAGTGAGGATGTTGGTGTTGGTTATAATGTCCGAAAGTTGAGGAGATACTTTTTGAG CACATTTACGACAGTATATTCAATGAGACCTCTTCCTTTGGGTGCCGTGTTCCGGTGCTATCCTGG CTTATGGAAGGTATTTTACGACGACAAGGATAGACTAGGCAGGTATCTTCTTGCCAAGGAGATGATTAGCCGTCCCGATGCAGAAGACCTTGAG ATAATATTCGGGAAAGTAGAAGAGAGCACAGAAAAGGGTCCTTCTTTATTTGTTCAAGCAGCAGGCATCTTCTCCTCATTGAACCGATTCATGAAAGCCATTTCGAAATAG
- the LOC116214967 gene encoding uncharacterized protein LOC116214967 isoform X2, translating into MAASMPSCSFHCNSASAHSSTPTSRFSSSPSAACFNRRRISLGRLGVEPVIGFKARAKFEKFQDEAATDNLEGRSEPQEQGEEIEEDEEDDSCLPSDLEGAVRQSGQATAEFVSSGGMRAIVELLIPQLQFLDDEGAQAELWELSRIFLDTIIEETGCQRIKAVFPDAGAAALLKYKWKDAGFGFASLSDRKPVEKEDEIVVMVVPDYQMLEYVERIASALSDDPPRPLIMWNPRLISEDVGVGYNVRKLRRYFLSTFTTVYSMRPLPLGAVFRCYPGFGPG; encoded by the exons ATGGCAGCTTCGATGCCCAGCTGCTCTTTTCACTGCAACTCTGCCTCGGCCCACAGTTCAACTCCCACCAGTCGTTTTTCCTCCTCACCCTCCGCAGCCTGCTTCAACCGCCGTCGCATTTCACTGGGCAGGCTCGGAGTCGAGCCCGTCATTGGCTTCAAAGCTCGCGCCAAGTTTGAGAAGTTTCAGGACGAGGCCGCTACAGACAACCTTGAAGGCAGGTCAGAGCCCCAGGAACAGGGGGAagagattgaagaagatgaggaagaCGACAG CTGCTTACCCTCCGATTTGGAGGGTGCAGTTCGGCAATCAGGTCAAGCAACTGCTGAATTCGTCTCTTCAGGGGGAATGAGAGCCATA GTGGAGCTTTTAATCCCGCAGCTACAGTTTCTAGATGATGAAGGTGCACAAGCAGAACTCTGGGAACTATCGAGGATTTTCTTGGACACAATCATTGAGGAGACAGGATGTCAG AGGATTAAAGCTGTATTTCCAGATGCTGGAGCGGCAGCACTTCTAAAGTATAAATGGAAAGATGCTGGTTTTGGGTTTGCCAG CTTAAGTGATCGAAAGCCCGTTGAAAAGGAAGATGAGATTGTAGTCATGGTAGTTCCCGACTATCAGATGTTGGAGTACGTGGAGAGAATTGCATCTGCTCTCTCGGATGACCCG CCAAGGCCTCTCATTATGTGGAATCCACGGCTTATTAGTGAGGATGTTGGTGTTGGTTATAATGTCCGAAAGTTGAGGAGATACTTTTTGAG CACATTTACGACAGTATATTCAATGAGACCTCTTCCTTTGGGTGCCGTGTTCCGGTGCTATCCTGG TTTTGGTCCGGGCTGA
- the LOC116213824 gene encoding disease resistance protein RPS2-like: MKENHSIKRKVLIILDDLWKKLDLKKIAIADGYENLDIKLLLTSRDQDVLVNEMGSQQTFRLGALSKEESELLFMAIAGEKLVEDPKLHLLVVKLLEKCEGLPVIVVPIAKMLKNDVFSTWEEAMEHIKKLQAGYSTLELSFQHLEDEIKQLLLTCGLIRRHSIPVQSLLKYSAGLRSFGGTNIIERARKEMTRSLHKLQASSLLQQSDDNNHVVIHDVVHEVAVGIATKDHHALVVTNSDDMKLLSAENLEESTAISMRNTAIEDHPRETWMCPNLTICIIHAADYLCVPDSPSTADDVNFVQQSFSPDPDFFSGMRMLKVLDIRDMQFTNLPLSVGSLQSLTTLCLDYCSFYDVAIIGQLKRLQVLSFIGSTIHWLPEAIGELIDLRLLDLSKCSKLEVIERGVLAKLTRLEELYLDDSFDRWQVGDKAWLASLSELNNMPHLSALHTHVPSESVLPEALPFGRLARYRITIGENKLYTDYREQRVLRLSFEESTYILFHEWFQLTLQKSQVLQLQNLAKQNGSINELCMDGFQELKHLQVDFCSIRYIVRATAWFPCRAFTILESMSLGNLDILEKICQGPLQPESFSKLKSLKVSGCAKLKNLFSLSLVNCLTQLEEIEVSGCEEMQEIIVDDREIENEDEDKPAQGPAGCHSNDVASHSHLLSWRGAAQLKDNRKDGCGIIMPVITKRTKEAGRAVWADDLVKLRKLRRLALQRLPSITSFFSIANSKKPSDRASQNGSLARAVFFDAQQVSLPMLQSLRLRDVDIIEELWHGPLELRNLKDLKVEKCKNLVSVVNFTSLMKLQQLESLCVEECPSVRSNSEP; this comes from the exons ATGAAGGAAAATCATTCCATAAAAAGGAAGGTTCTTATAATTCTTGACGACCTCTGGAAGAAGCTTGACTTGAAGAAGATTGCGATTGCCGATGGCTACGAGAATCTGGATATCAAGTTATTGCTAACCTCTCGCGATCAAGATGTGTTGGTTAATGAAATGGGTTCTCAACAAACTTTCCGTCTTGGTGCCCTGAGTAAGGAAGAATCGGAGCTCTTATTCATGGCAATAGCAGGAGAAAAGTTAGTTGAAGATCCTAAATTGCATCTCCTAGTAGTTAAATTACTCGAGAAGTGTGAAGGATTGCCCGTTATAGTCGTACCGATTGCCAAAATGTTGAAGAATGACGTTTTTTCAACTTGGGAGGAGGCAATGGAACACATCAAGAAATTGCAAGCTGGTTACTCAACTTTGGAGCTTAGCTTTCAGCATTTAGAAGATGAGATCAAACAATTGCTATTGACTTGCGGTCTCATTAGAAGGCACAGCATCCCGGTGCAAAGTCTACTAAAATATAGTGCAGGGTTGCGCTCATTTGGGGGCACCAACATAATCGAGAGAGCTCGAAAAGAAATGACTCGGTCGCTTCATAAACTCCAAGCCTCTTCTTTGCTGCAGCAAAGTGATGACAATAATCATGTCGTTATCCATGATGTGGTTCATGAAGTTGCAGTCGGGATTGCAACTAAAGATCATCATGCTTTGGTGGTGACCAATAGTGATGATATGAAATTGTTATCAGCAGAAAATCTTGAGGAAAGCACAGCAATCTCCATGCGTAATACTGCCATTGAGGATCATCCTCGAGAGACATGGATGTGTCCAAACCTAACCATCTGTATCATACACGCAGCCGATTATCTCTGTGTCCCAGATTCCCCTTCTACAG CCGATGATGTCAATTTCGTCCAGCAATCTTTTTCCCCAG ATCCAGATTTCTTCAGTGGTATGAGGATGCTCAAGGTCTTAGATATCAGAGATATGCAGTTTACCAACCTGCCTTTATCAGTTGGATCTCTACAGAGCCTTACAACGTTGTGCCTTGATTATTGTTCTTTCTATGACGTCGCCATCATTGGCCAGCTAAAACGTTTGCAAGTTCTTAGCTTCATTGGTTCCACGATTCATTGGTTGCCGGAGGCAATAGGAGAGCTAATTGACCTAAGACTATTAGACTTGAGTAAATGCTCAAAACTAGAGGTTATAGAACGCGGTGTATTAGCAAAATTAACCCGGTTAGAAGAATTGTACCTTGATGATAGTTTTGACCGATGGCAGGTAGGGGACAAGGCATGGCTAGCTAGTCTCAGTGAGTTGAATAATATGCCCCATCTAAGCGCTCTTCACACGCACGTGCCCTCTGAAAGTGTCCTCCCTGAAGCCCTGCCATTTGGAAGATTGGCTAGGTATAGAATAACAATCGGTGAAAACAAATTGTATACCGACTACAGGGAGCAACGAGTCTTGAGGCTTTCATTCGAGGAATCCACTTATATTCTTTTCCACGAGTGGTTTCAACTTACTTTGCAAAAGAGCCAAGTTCTTCAACTGCAGAACTTGGCAAAACAGAACGGAAGTATTAATGAGCTATGCATGGATGGTTTTCAAGAATTAAAGCATCTTCAAGTAGACTTTTGTTCCATCCGTTACATTGTCCGCGCAACAGCATGGTTTCCATGCCGTGCTTTCACAATTCTTGAGTCCATGTCTCTTGGTAATTTGGATATCTTGGAGAAGATTTGTCAAGGACCTCTCCAGCCTGAGTCTTTTAGCAAGTTGAAAAGCTTGAAAGTCTCAGGCTGTGCCAAGTTGAAAAATCTATTCAGCCTTTCCCTTGTAAATTGCCTTACCCAACTTGAGGAGATTGAAGTATCCGGATGCGAGGAAATGCAGGAGATCATCGTGGATGACAgggaaattgaaaatgaagatgaagataaaCCAGCACAAGGACCTGCAGGTTGTCATTCCAATGACGTAGCAAGTCATTCGCATCTTCTGTCATGGAGGGGTGCTGCGCAGCTGAAAGATAACAGAAAAGATGGATGCGGCATAATAATGCCAGTTATAACTAAGAGAACAAAAGAAGCAGGAAGAGCAGTTTGGGCAGATGATCTAGTTAAGTTGCGTAAGTTACGCCGTTTGGCACTACAAAGATTGCCAAGTATCACGAGCTTCTTCTCTATAGCAAActccaagaagccctcggatAGAGCATCTCAAAATGGATCACTTGCTAGAGCTGTTTTCTTTGATGCCCAGCAG GTTTCATTGCCCATGCTGCAGTCACTGCGTCTACGTGATGTTGACATAATAGAAGAGCTATGGCATGGTCCGCTAGAGTTGCGCAACCTAAAAGATCTAAAGGTGGAGAAATGCAAAAACCTAGTGAGCGTTGTCAACTTCACGTCACTAATGAAACTCCAGCAGTTGGAATCGTTATGCGTCGAAGAATGTCCATCCGTTAGAAGTAATTCTGAACCTTGA
- the LOC116213823 gene encoding uncharacterized protein LOC116213823: protein MVDPADVDVSILPQLRTLDLGDLSKLSCMWNKNPRGVTLFQNLTSLVVVRCYELVYLFTPAMARAAAKLTEIFVGGGDMMKAIIMDESEEQARDMESTIGFPHLKVLTIKDCPRMMGFYTCLRVHTPAFSRTSCCGHKEEVAPEQETQARVFFNDKVLLPNLEELKLTEVGYFEQIWVNELPETSFAKLTSISIFGLHRISSVFPVTLAEKLQNLEHVSISCCSSVETLFEPFAHDSKDKHKAIMLPKVKTLSLRVLQKLKHLVDKFFRISVGFPSLIEISVEKCHQLVDLIPFATATTLSKLEILVITNCKGMEEVVSQKDRDGDEVDEIIFPRLHDLQMGDLDRLICFSSGSCSFVFPSLRKLSICKFPKMKAFILRQPKERSEQLEDAFFNEKVNLPNLEDLLISEVKVEEMWHWEIPTGSFLKLKLLEVVQCAQLVRIFPSDSDTFRKLWSIKVSSCQNLTNVFPVSVAKNLGRLQLLCVDECELIEHVVAEGNIWREADKFVELTELTSLTLKGLQNLSRFCQWNYTLEMPSLNKLDIENCGGLEEIWEHLARSIKLALPSLSLENLTSLEVSNCHVIKAVMTIPVARSLKQLREMSIKECNALSEVVGNYEYGGGSPEEIAFERLKYLSLESLMNITQFFSGSHILIFPSLISVRLEQCPVMKIFSQGDVVAPKLEQFETSWRFLEHKTRDLNANVEHCFSKKYTLEPIKSLKLSESPDWREIWLGHLPSWSFKQLESLTIEDWGSLSRAIPFDKMLLLSNLKFLEVRNCAVVEVFESPEANEPADKIFLDLCDLCLRDLPNLRLIFPDQDIQKDFSFSCLVTIKVHNCRCLSNLLTPTTAQDLPCLQVLEIKDCHEMKQIIAREKEWEEVPQYCICFPGLESLVLESLSALMSFYPGDYILDCPSLAKITINNCPNMNSFTCSSLMDNQRSRELSGEIPHEPFFCEKVRFPRLKELILSQIDKLGILWNDHQLYDESFRELKAIKVECSKELSIIFPRRIMKRFILLETLSIANCPSLQVVFDLSGREALADCDSEISMAMPLRELNLSHLQNLRSVWYAEPEAIVNFENLEQVHVSGCPELEYLFPASMAQRLWKLCRLSIEWCGLQGIIAKIEKESPRFFFPSITFLKLWGLPKLEAFYPGLHSTAWCGLIELVVYRCDRVQTFASECQSFSKALVDGHHEILVKPPLFLVDQDEFCSLETVSVVYNEMMKEMWGGQFPAEFFPKLKSLEIKNNDFKPAIFTRGVLQWLHHLQKLFLSRCCFEEIDLLERPAAQNQDKTSTGTVSRLRKLKLKLLPGEQELRHEEPVDLVASQHLEVLQVSICPGFTGLDQLALSFQVLMVLEVSVCHESLYLMTSSMARSLTQLTRMIVADCNNMKEIVIDNEVSEGGNEIAFERLEQLTLHSLPNLESFCSGNFPLKFPSLTEVTLTECPQMECFSCGALRTPLLAEVHVAGSTIFFPNRNLNASLYGAEVLRM, encoded by the exons ATGGTGGACCCTGCAGATGTAGACGTTAGCATTCTCCCACAGTTGCGCACGTTGGATTTGGGAGATTTGTCAAAACTGAGTTGCATGTGGAACAAGAACCCCCGAGGGGTAACGTTATTCCAAAATTTAACGTCACTGGTGGTGGTCAGATGTTATGAATTGGTATACCTTTTTACACCTGCAATGGCTAGAGCTGCGGCAAAATTGACAGAAATATTTGTAGGAGGTGGTGACATGATGAAGGCAATCATAATGGATGAATCCGAGGAACAAGCAAGAGATATGGAAAGCACCATAGGGTTCCCACACTTAAAGGTACTGACAATAAAAGATTGCCCCAGGATGATGGGATTCTATACATGCCTCAGAGTACACACCCCAGCCTTCAGTAGAACTTCCTGTTGTGGCCATAAGGAAGAAGTTGCACCTGAGCAAGAAACTCAAGCCCGGGTCTTCTTTAATGACAAG GTTCTTCTTCCAAACTTGGAGGAGCTGAAACTCACCGAAGTGGGATATTTTGAGCAGATATGGGTCAATGAACTCCCGGAAACATCCTTTGCCAAACTGACGTCCATCTCCATATTTGGATTGCACAGGATTTCTTCGGTCTTTCCTGTAACTTTGGCAGAGAAATTGCAGAATCTAGAGCATGTTTCAATATCTTGTTGTAGTTCGGTGGAAACTCTATTTGAGCCCTTTGCGCATGATTCCAAGGACAAGCACAAAGCAATAATGCTCCCTAAAGTCAAGACATTGAGCCTGCGAGTACTACAGAAGCTAAAGCATCTCGTAGACAAGTTCTTCCGAATTTCAGTTGGTTTTCCAAGTCTAATAGAGATTTCAGTGGAAAAATGCCACCAATTAGTGGACCTGATCCCATTTGCTACAGCCACAACTCTCTCGAAACTGGAGATATTGGTGATAACCAATTGCAAGGGAATGGAGGAAGTAGTTTCCCAGAAGGATCGTGATGGGGATGAGGTCGATGAGATCATTTTTCCCCGTCTACATGATTTGCAGATGGGTGATCTTGACCGTCTTATCTGTTTCTCATCCGGTAGTTGTTCATTCGTCTTTCCCTCCTTAAGAAAACTATCGATATGCAAATTTCCTAAGATGAAGGCCTTCATCCTAAGACAGCCAAAAGAGAGATCTGAACAACTCGAAGATGCTTTCTTCAATGAAAAG GTTAATCTTCCTAATTTGGAGGATCTTCTGATTAGTGAAGTCAAAGTGGAAGAGATGTGGCACTGGGAAATTCCTACAGGATCCTTCCTCAAACTAAAGCTTCTCGAGGTGGTGCAGTGTGCCCAACTCGTGAGGATTTTCCCATCAGACAGTGATACGTTCCGGAAGTTGTGGTCAATAAAAGTCTCATCATGCCAAAATCTGACGAATGTCTTCCCAGTTTCAGTGGCGAAAAATCTGGGTCGACTCCAACTACTTTGTGTGGATGAATGTGAGCTGATCGAACACGTTGTTGCAGAAGGAAATATATGGAGAGAAGCAGATAAATTTGTCGAGCTTACAGAGCTAACTTCCTTGACGCTTAAGGGTTTGCAAAATCTTAGTAGATTCTGTCAGTGGAACTACACCTTGGAGATGCCATCATTGAATAAGCTGGATATCGAAAACTGTGGAGGTCTGGAG GAAATTTGGGAGCATTTAGCTCGTAGTATCAAATTAGCGTTGCCCTCATTATCTCTCGAGAACCTGACATCTCTAGAAGTATCAAACTGCCATGTGATTAAAGCAGTAATGACAATTCCAGTTGCTAGAAGCCTGAAGCAACTCAGGGAAATGAGCATCAAGGAATGCAATGCATTGAGTGAAGTAGTGGGTAATTACGAATACGGTGGTGGATCACCTGAAGAAATTGCTTTTGAGCGACTGAAATATCTGAGTCTGGAGTCATTGATGAATATCACACAGTTCTTCTCGGGGAGTCACATCCTGATATTCCCATCCTTGATATCAGTACGTCTGGAGCAATGCCCCGTAATGAAGATATTCTCTCAAGGAGATGTAGTTGCACCAAAGCTGGAGCAGTTTGAGACAAGTTGGAGATTTCTAGAACATAAGACACGTGACCTTAATGCAAATGTAGAACATTGTTTCTCCAAAAAG TACACTCTCGAACCCATAAAGTCCTTGAAGTTGTCTGAATCTCCCGATTGGAGAGAGATATGGCTTGGCCATCTTCCTTCTTGGTCATTCAAACAATTGGAATCCCTTACCATTGAGGACTGGGGGTCCTTATCAAGAGCCATTCCGTTCGATAAAATGCTCCTCTTAAGCAATCTAAAGTTTCTAGAGGTAAGAAACTGTGCTGTAGTAGAAGTATTTGAGTCCCCCGAAGCAAATGAACCTGCTGATAAGATCTTCCTTGACCTTTGCGATCTTTGCTTGAGAGATCTTCCCAACTTGAGGCTAATATTTCCTGATCAAGATATCCAGAAAGATTTCAGTTTCAGTTGCCTTGTTACTATTAAAGTTCACAACTGTAGATGCTTGAGCAACTTACTGACCCCAACTACAGCACAAGATCTTCCATGTCTACAAGTACTTGAAATAAAGGACTGTCACGAGATGAAACAAATTATTGCGAGAGAGAAAGAATGGGAAGAAGTTCCACAGTACTGCATCTGTTTTCCTGGGTTAGAATCTCTAGTTCTCGAGTCCTTGTCGGCATTGATGAGCTTCTATCCAGGCGATTACATTCTGGACTGTCCGAGCTTGGCAAAGATAACTATTAACAACTGCCCAAATATGAATTCATTCACTTGTTCGAGTTTGATGGACAATCAGAGAAGCAGAGAATTGTCAGGAGAAATTCCTCACGAACCTTTCTTTTGCGAGAAG GTTCGCTTTCCGAGATTAAAGGAGCTCATACTATCTCAGATTGATAAATTGGGCATATTATGGAATGATCATCAGCTATATGATGAGTCCTTTCGTGAATTGAAGGCAATCAAGGTTGAATGCTCTAAAGAACTGTCGATAATTTTTCCAAGAAGAATTATGAAAAGATTCATACTTTTGGAGACTCTATCCATTGCTAATTGTCCGTCACTACAAGTGGTGTTCGACCTCTCTGGACGAGAAGCCTTGGCCGATTGTGACAGTGAGATCTCGATGGCCATGCCACTGAGAGAACTTAATCTATCTCATTTGCAGAACCTACGGAGTGTATGGTATGCAGAACCTGAAGCTATTGTCAACTTCGAAAACCTCGAGCAAGTACATGTGAGTGGATGTCCGGAACTTGAATATCTCTTTCCAGCCTCAATGGCACAAAGACTTTGGAAGCTTTGCAGATTGAGTATAGAATGGTGTGGTTTACAAGGTATCATtgcaaaaatagaaaaagaaagtccCCGGTTCTTTTTCCCCAGCATTACCTTCTTGAAGCTCTGGGGGCTACCGAAGCTTGAGGCTTTCTATCCTGGATTACATTCTACAGCATGGTGTGGGCTAATTGAGTTGGTCGTGTATAGATGTGACAGGGTGCAGACATTCGCTTCAGAATGCCAGAGCTTTTCCAAAGCTCTCGTAGATGGCCATCACGAGATACTGGTCAAGCCACCCCTCTTTTTGGTTGACCAA GATGAATTCTGTAGTTTAGAAACTGTAAGTGTGGTTTACAATGAAATGATGAAGGAGATGTGGGGTGGCCAATTTCCGGCAGAATTCTTTCCCAAGCTGAAGAGTTTAGAAATCAAGAACAATGATTTCAAACCAGCGATTTTTACCCGTGGGGTCCTCCAGTGGTTACACCATCTGCAGAAACTTTTCCTCAGTAGATGTTGTTTTGAAGAAATTGACTTGCTTGAGAGACCTGCCGCCCAAAATCAGGACAAAACCTCAACTGGGACAGTTTCAAGATTGAGGAAGTTGAAGCTGAAATTGCTGCCCGGAGAGCAAGAGCTCAGGCATGAAGAACCGGTAGACCTGGTTGCTTCTCAGCATTTGGAAGTTCTTCAAGTATCAATATGTCCAGGTTTCACAGGCTTGGATCAGTTGGCATTGTCGTTTCAGGTTTTAATGGTTCTAGAAGTGTCAGTTTGTCATGAATCATTATATCTAATGACATCATCCATGGCGAGAAGCCTCACTCAACTTACGAGAATGATCGTAGCGGACTGCAACAATATGAAGGAGATAGTAATTGATAATGAAGTCAGTGAGGGAGGCAACGAGATTGCTTTTGAGCGATTAGAGCAGTTGACTTTGCATTCACTTCCCAATCTCGAAAGCTTCTGCTCAGGAAATTTCCCCCTCAAGTTCCCATCCCTTACAGAAGTGACTCTGACTGAATGCCCGCAGATGGAATGCTTCAGCTGCGGAGCATTACGCACGCCATTATTAGCAGAAGTCCATGTAGCAGGAAGCACcatattttttcctaatcGCAACCTTAATGCATCTCTTTATGGTGCAGAGGTTCTTCGTATGTAA